One genomic window of Candidatus Pseudobacter hemicellulosilyticus includes the following:
- a CDS encoding TonB-dependent receptor has product MFATIALSQSAVTGKVTGSADKQPVFGATVSVKGSNVATQTNNVGVYTINVPSGQAVLVISFVGFETMEVPVNNRQTVDIELLEKTTTLTDVVVTGYSSQAKKDITGSVTVVKVADLKATPAANAETQLQGRAAGVTVVTSNQPGDGASVRIRGFGSFTYNIPLYIIDGVPANGLGFLSYNDIESMQVLKDAASASIYGSRANNGVIIVTTKKGKEGPPKVAYETYFGNQRPGKGFDLLNTQEYAELTWLAAKNAGKTPPSSQYGSGATPRIPDYILPAGRMEGDPDVDPGKYRLNMDDIPNAYLIVRANKQGTDWYDELTRNAPMMLHNITVSGANNKNRYLLAFHYFDQDGIVMNNFFKRYAVRLNTEFNIKNALRIGENLALIMSESNQVLNNEEGSDIAFSYRSQPIIPVYDIMGNFAGSRGDGLGNSDNPVARRARAKSDRSHNYTIFGNIYAELDLFKHLTARTSFGGYFNYSNGYFNSWPTYENKENDVLDAFTETNAKASFWTWTNTLSYKQVFNNLHDVQAVVGIEAVENKGRSTESRRQGYFTDALGFRTVSAGSGTQTANGAPFPESALFSLFGKVDYTYNDRYLASFTIRRDGSSRFGPGVRYGNYPAGSLGWRISEENFMRSVSWITDLKLRGSYGIMGNQMIAETNQFTQFSPNNQSSYYDLGGTSTSSMQGFYLSFIGNLAGKWEKNTTANIGIDATLFGGNTEVILDVYHKKTTDLLYQAEQLGNSGTSAANNPPFFNIAAMKNVGVDLSIFQRVDIGGKDGVKLDGTLTFTTYKNEITKLTETVRFFDVDVVDEANRIGGRFVRNMVGQPVSAFFGYKVIGLFQSDDDVNKSPTQNGAAPGRFKYLDADGDGRINEDDRVIFGNPHPDFTLGFNLNASYKNFDLAVFLYGAFGREAINYVKWWTDFYPSFPGGKSKDALYKSWLPDRTNTNVPIAEDAASFSSTAQVNSYYLENASYVRMKNLALGYSIPKKILDRFKIDNLRFYVQATNLFTITDYTGLDPEIIGPDQSFGVDAGIYPTVKNFVLGLTLNF; this is encoded by the coding sequence TTGTTTGCCACAATTGCCTTATCCCAGTCTGCTGTTACCGGAAAGGTGACAGGCAGCGCCGACAAACAACCTGTCTTCGGCGCTACAGTATCCGTAAAAGGGTCTAATGTAGCTACCCAGACCAATAACGTGGGTGTCTACACGATCAATGTACCCTCCGGACAAGCTGTTCTCGTTATCTCCTTTGTTGGATTTGAAACCATGGAAGTGCCGGTCAATAACCGGCAGACGGTTGACATTGAACTGCTGGAAAAGACCACCACGCTCACAGATGTAGTGGTCACCGGTTATTCTTCCCAGGCTAAAAAAGACATCACCGGATCGGTCACCGTAGTGAAAGTGGCCGATCTCAAAGCTACGCCTGCCGCCAACGCAGAAACACAGCTGCAGGGCCGTGCAGCAGGGGTCACGGTGGTGACTTCCAACCAGCCCGGCGACGGCGCCTCTGTCCGTATCCGCGGCTTCGGCTCTTTCACCTACAACATCCCGCTGTATATCATTGACGGCGTTCCCGCCAACGGGCTGGGCTTTCTCAGCTACAATGATATTGAGTCCATGCAGGTACTCAAGGACGCAGCTTCGGCTTCTATCTATGGATCACGCGCCAATAACGGCGTGATCATTGTCACCACAAAAAAAGGGAAAGAAGGGCCGCCCAAAGTGGCCTATGAAACCTATTTCGGCAACCAGCGTCCCGGTAAAGGTTTTGATCTGCTCAATACCCAGGAGTACGCAGAGCTGACCTGGCTGGCCGCCAAAAATGCCGGGAAAACACCGCCTTCCTCCCAGTACGGATCGGGCGCTACGCCCCGCATCCCCGATTATATCCTGCCGGCCGGCAGGATGGAAGGCGATCCAGATGTGGACCCCGGCAAATATCGTTTGAACATGGACGATATTCCCAATGCTTACCTGATTGTCCGCGCCAACAAACAGGGGACCGACTGGTATGATGAACTGACCCGTAACGCGCCCATGATGCTGCACAATATCACTGTCTCCGGCGCCAACAACAAGAACCGCTACCTGCTGGCCTTCCACTATTTTGACCAGGACGGTATTGTGATGAACAACTTCTTCAAACGCTACGCGGTCCGGCTCAATACAGAGTTCAATATCAAAAATGCCCTGCGGATAGGGGAGAACCTGGCCCTGATCATGTCAGAAAGCAACCAGGTGCTGAACAATGAAGAAGGTAGTGATATCGCCTTCTCTTACAGGAGCCAGCCCATTATACCTGTATATGATATCATGGGCAATTTTGCCGGCTCCCGTGGTGATGGACTGGGTAACTCTGATAATCCTGTGGCCAGGCGGGCCCGGGCTAAATCAGACCGCAGCCATAACTATACCATATTCGGTAATATCTATGCCGAGCTGGACCTGTTCAAACACCTTACTGCACGCACCAGCTTCGGCGGCTATTTTAATTACAGCAACGGCTACTTCAATTCCTGGCCCACCTACGAGAATAAGGAAAATGATGTGCTGGACGCTTTCACCGAAACAAATGCCAAAGCCTCTTTCTGGACCTGGACCAATACCCTGTCCTATAAACAGGTGTTCAATAACCTGCATGATGTGCAGGCGGTAGTGGGTATTGAAGCGGTGGAGAACAAAGGTCGCAGTACAGAATCCAGGCGCCAGGGCTATTTCACGGATGCCCTCGGCTTCCGCACTGTTTCTGCCGGCTCCGGCACGCAGACAGCCAATGGGGCGCCCTTCCCGGAATCAGCCCTGTTTTCCCTGTTCGGAAAAGTGGACTATACCTATAACGACCGCTACCTGGCCAGCTTCACCATCCGCCGGGACGGCTCCTCCCGCTTTGGCCCCGGTGTCCGCTATGGCAACTATCCCGCGGGCTCTCTCGGCTGGCGCATCTCCGAAGAAAATTTCATGCGGTCCGTCAGCTGGATCACCGACCTGAAACTGCGGGGCAGCTATGGCATCATGGGTAACCAGATGATTGCCGAGACCAACCAGTTCACCCAGTTCTCGCCTAATAACCAGAGCTCCTACTATGACCTGGGAGGTACCAGCACCAGCTCTATGCAGGGCTTTTACCTGTCGTTCATCGGTAACCTGGCCGGTAAATGGGAAAAGAACACGACTGCCAATATCGGTATTGACGCTACCCTGTTTGGAGGCAATACGGAAGTGATCCTGGACGTATACCATAAAAAGACCACCGACCTGTTATACCAGGCTGAGCAACTGGGTAATTCCGGGACCTCCGCCGCCAACAACCCGCCTTTCTTCAATATTGCCGCTATGAAGAATGTGGGTGTTGACCTGAGTATCTTCCAGCGGGTGGACATTGGCGGTAAGGACGGCGTTAAACTGGATGGTACGCTGACCTTTACCACCTATAAGAATGAGATCACCAAACTCACGGAAACCGTCAGGTTCTTTGACGTGGACGTAGTGGATGAGGCCAACCGCATCGGGGGCCGATTTGTTCGTAATATGGTAGGTCAGCCGGTATCCGCTTTCTTCGGGTATAAAGTGATCGGCCTGTTCCAGAGTGATGATGATGTGAACAAATCGCCTACCCAGAACGGCGCCGCGCCCGGCAGGTTCAAATACCTGGATGCAGATGGCGATGGCCGTATCAATGAGGACGATCGCGTGATCTTCGGTAATCCGCATCCGGACTTCACCCTGGGTTTCAACCTCAATGCCAGCTATAAGAATTTTGATCTCGCCGTCTTCCTGTATGGCGCTTTTGGAAGAGAGGCTATCAATTATGTAAAATGGTGGACCGATTTCTATCCCTCTTTCCCCGGCGGCAAAAGCAAGGACGCGCTGTATAAGTCCTGGCTGCCGGACAGGACCAATACCAATGTACCCATTGCAGAAGATGCAGCCAGCTTCAGCAGCACGGCACAGGTCAATTCCTATTACCTGGAGAATGCTTCCTATGTGCGCATGAAGAACCTGGCGCTGGGCTACAGCATCCCCAAAAAGATCCTGGACAGGTTCAAAATTGATAACCTGCGTTTCTACGTCCAGGCCACCAATCTATTCACCATTACGGATTATACCGGCCTGGATCCCGAGATCATCGGGCCCGACCAGTCCTTTGGCGTGGACGCCGGTATCTATCCTACCGTGAAGAATTTTGTCCTGGGCCTTACACTTAATTTTTAA
- a CDS encoding nucleotide exchange factor GrpE has protein sequence MTEKEPIQQPEGTDAGFDINTDENISGTSHLNEPVAGEDETEKLKAEIQELKDKYLRQAAEFDNFRRRTAKERMELIQTAGKDVISSLLDVMDDCDRAEKQLQAAGDNAAAQEGIQLVFNKLRSTLQARGLKAMSAIGAEFNPDLHEAITEIPAPAPDMQGKVVDEVVKGYTLNDKIIRFAKVVVGK, from the coding sequence ATGACAGAAAAAGAGCCTATCCAGCAACCCGAAGGAACTGATGCCGGTTTTGATATCAATACTGATGAGAATATCAGTGGCACCAGCCATCTCAATGAGCCCGTTGCTGGTGAAGACGAGACGGAAAAGCTGAAAGCAGAAATACAGGAGCTGAAAGACAAATACTTACGCCAGGCAGCCGAATTTGACAATTTCCGCAGGAGGACTGCCAAGGAAAGGATGGAGCTGATCCAGACCGCAGGCAAGGACGTGATCAGCTCCCTGCTGGACGTGATGGACGACTGTGACCGCGCTGAAAAACAATTGCAGGCCGCCGGTGACAATGCCGCCGCACAGGAAGGCATCCAGCTGGTGTTCAATAAATTGAGGAGTACCCTGCAGGCCAGAGGCCTGAAAGCCATGTCCGCCATCGGCGCCGAATTCAACCCGGACCTCCACGAAGCCATCACCGAGATCCCCGCCCCCGCACCAGACATGCAGGGCAAAGTGGTGGATGAAGTGGTGAAAGGATATACCCTGAATGACAAGATCATCCGCTTCGCCAAAGTGGTGGTTGGCAAATAA
- the dnaJ gene encoding molecular chaperone DnaJ, which translates to MKRDYYEILGVAKGASADEIKKAYRKVAMQYHPDRNPGDKAAEEKFKEAAEAYEVLSDADKRAQYDRFGHAGMSGAGRGQAGGPNMEDIFSQFGDIFGEDMFGSFFGGGGGGGRSRGGQRTRGVRGSNLRIKLKLTYEEIAKGVNKQIKVKKYVPCGTCSGSGAKDKNSVQTCGTCGGSGQVRKVTNTFLGQMQTVTTCPTCNGEGSVVTAKCGHCKGEGRVYGEETVSLDIPAGVQDGMQLSVGGKGNAGERGGPPGDLIILIEEEAHKELHRDGLNVAYDLHLSFPDAAFGTSVEVPTIDGRAKIKIPPGTQSGKIFRLKGKGFPAVQSYEKGDQLIHVNVWTPQQLSAEEKAMLEKMNNSPNFKPQPDKSDKSFFEKVREMFS; encoded by the coding sequence ATGAAAAGAGACTATTACGAAATATTAGGGGTGGCCAAAGGCGCATCGGCCGACGAGATCAAGAAGGCCTATCGCAAAGTGGCCATGCAGTACCACCCCGACCGTAACCCTGGCGACAAAGCCGCAGAAGAAAAGTTCAAGGAGGCCGCTGAAGCCTACGAGGTACTCAGCGATGCCGACAAACGCGCCCAGTATGACCGCTTCGGCCATGCCGGTATGAGCGGCGCCGGCCGCGGCCAGGCAGGCGGCCCCAATATGGAAGATATCTTCAGCCAGTTTGGCGATATTTTCGGCGAAGATATGTTCGGCAGCTTCTTTGGCGGTGGCGGTGGCGGCGGCAGAAGCCGCGGCGGCCAGCGCACCCGTGGTGTTCGCGGCAGCAACCTCCGTATCAAGCTCAAGCTCACTTACGAAGAGATCGCCAAAGGCGTCAACAAACAGATCAAGGTAAAGAAATATGTGCCCTGCGGCACCTGCAGTGGCTCCGGCGCCAAAGACAAGAACAGTGTGCAGACCTGCGGTACCTGCGGCGGCAGCGGCCAGGTACGGAAAGTGACCAACACTTTCCTGGGACAGATGCAGACCGTCACCACCTGCCCCACCTGTAATGGCGAAGGCTCCGTGGTGACCGCCAAATGCGGCCATTGTAAAGGTGAAGGCCGCGTGTATGGGGAAGAGACCGTCAGCCTGGATATCCCCGCAGGCGTACAGGACGGCATGCAGCTCAGCGTAGGCGGCAAAGGCAATGCCGGCGAACGCGGCGGCCCTCCAGGCGACCTCATCATCCTGATCGAAGAAGAAGCACATAAGGAACTGCACCGCGACGGGCTCAATGTAGCCTACGACCTGCACCTCTCCTTCCCTGACGCCGCTTTCGGTACTTCCGTAGAAGTGCCTACTATTGACGGCAGGGCCAAGATCAAGATCCCGCCCGGAACGCAGAGCGGTAAGATCTTCCGCCTCAAAGGCAAAGGCTTCCCAGCTGTGCAGTCCTACGAGAAAGGCGATCAGCTGATCCACGTCAATGTGTGGACGCCCCAGCAGCTAAGCGCCGAAGAAAAAGCCATGCTGGAGAAAATGAACAACTCGCCCAATTTCAAACCGCAGCCGGACAAATCAGACAAAAGCTTCTTTGAGAAAGTAAGAGAAATGTTCTCGTAA